One Roseomonas gilardii subsp. gilardii genomic region harbors:
- the otnK gene encoding 3-oxo-tetronate kinase encodes MPLLGCIADDFTGATDLASMLVRHGMRTIQVIGVPDAPLPEADAVVVALKSRTVPAPEAMAQSQAALEALLAAGARQILFKVCSTFDSTDAGNIGPVADTLLRRLQAGFALACPAFPANGRTVYQGHLFVGSRLLSESGMQDHPLTPMRDPDLVRVLSRQTDGGVGLVGFATVEQGAGAIRQAMTRLAESGRRYAILDALTDAHLVAIGEAAAAHPLLIGGSGIAMGLPENFRRAGLLPPRDDADALPPMRGYGAVLAGSCSRATLGQIGFARDHVPVLELDPLAQDGPAMVSAALGWVDGKLREDRPVVIAASAMPDRVALLQRRLGREAAGAMVEEALAAIAAGLVERGVGRLVVAGGETSGAVAQRLGLRSLRIGGEIAPGVPWTFADPPGLHLALKSGNFGGRDMFLRAFEEIG; translated from the coding sequence GTGCCTCTTCTGGGCTGCATCGCGGATGACTTCACCGGGGCGACCGACCTCGCCTCCATGCTGGTGCGCCATGGCATGCGCACCATCCAGGTGATCGGCGTGCCGGATGCGCCGCTCCCCGAGGCCGATGCCGTGGTGGTGGCACTGAAATCCCGCACCGTCCCGGCGCCGGAGGCGATGGCGCAATCCCAGGCGGCGCTGGAGGCCCTGCTGGCGGCGGGCGCGCGCCAGATCCTGTTCAAGGTCTGCTCCACCTTCGACAGCACCGATGCGGGCAATATCGGCCCGGTGGCGGATACGCTGCTGCGCCGTCTCCAGGCGGGTTTCGCCCTCGCCTGCCCGGCCTTTCCGGCGAATGGCCGCACCGTGTACCAGGGCCATCTCTTCGTCGGCAGCCGGCTACTGAGCGAGAGCGGGATGCAGGACCATCCCCTCACCCCGATGCGCGACCCCGACCTGGTGCGCGTGCTGTCGCGCCAGACGGATGGCGGTGTCGGGCTGGTGGGCTTCGCCACGGTGGAACAGGGCGCGGGAGCGATCCGCCAGGCCATGACGCGCCTCGCGGAATCCGGCCGCCGCTATGCCATCCTCGATGCCCTGACCGACGCGCATCTGGTCGCGATCGGCGAGGCTGCGGCGGCGCATCCGCTGCTCATCGGCGGCTCCGGCATCGCCATGGGCCTGCCGGAGAATTTCCGCCGCGCCGGGCTGTTGCCGCCTCGCGACGATGCCGATGCGCTGCCGCCCATGCGGGGATATGGCGCCGTGCTCGCGGGCTCCTGCTCCCGCGCCACGCTGGGGCAGATCGGCTTCGCGCGCGACCATGTGCCGGTGCTGGAGCTCGATCCGTTGGCGCAGGACGGCCCGGCGATGGTCTCCGCCGCGCTCGGATGGGTGGATGGCAAGCTGCGGGAGGACCGCCCCGTGGTGATCGCCGCCTCCGCCATGCCCGACCGCGTGGCGCTGCTGCAACGGCGCCTGGGGCGCGAGGCAGCGGGCGCGATGGTGGAGGAAGCACTGGCCGCCATCGCGGCGGGGCTGGTGGAGCGTGGCGTCGGCCGGCTGGTCGTGGCGGGCGGGGAAACCTCGGGGGCCGTGGCGCAGCGCCTGGGCCTGCGCAGCCTGCGCATCGGCGGCGAGATCGCGCCCGGTGTCCCCTGGACCTTCGCCGATCCTCCCGGCCTGCACCTCGCGCTGAAATCCGGCAATTTCGGCGGGCGCGACATGTTCCTGCGCGCCTTCGAGGAGATCGGCTGA
- a CDS encoding class I SAM-dependent methyltransferase — protein sequence MSESFDATWLALREPADAWARDPALAAHLVSLLPQRPHLVDLGAGTGSLFRWLAPQIGGAQVWTLVDGDAALVEEAFDTIARRADSIGLTVSAPNKRTLLIHTPGGAWRVEGLIADLADAPDWLPKRGADAVVCSALLDLVSEDWMEDLADVVECPFYASMTVDGRDRFLPPHPLDGVVAQGFRRDQRRDKGFDGPALGGGATAAAARAFAARGFAVEQAGSTWELGPRRHRELLLELMLGHADAASAHLRQPRRIEAWTEARSRQWQQNRLRAVIGHRDLLAVPAAG from the coding sequence GTGAGCGAGAGCTTCGACGCCACCTGGCTGGCGCTGCGCGAACCCGCCGATGCCTGGGCGCGCGATCCCGCCCTGGCGGCGCATCTCGTCTCCCTGCTGCCGCAGCGGCCGCATCTGGTCGATCTCGGCGCCGGAACCGGCAGCCTGTTCCGCTGGCTCGCCCCGCAGATCGGCGGCGCGCAGGTCTGGACGCTGGTAGACGGCGACGCCGCGCTGGTGGAGGAGGCCTTCGACACCATCGCCCGCCGCGCGGACAGTATCGGCCTGACGGTGAGCGCCCCGAACAAGCGGACCCTGCTGATCCATACGCCCGGCGGCGCCTGGCGGGTGGAGGGGCTGATCGCCGATCTCGCCGACGCGCCGGACTGGCTGCCGAAGCGCGGCGCCGATGCGGTGGTCTGCTCCGCCCTGCTGGACCTCGTGTCCGAGGACTGGATGGAGGATCTGGCCGATGTGGTCGAATGCCCTTTCTATGCCTCCATGACCGTGGACGGGCGCGACCGCTTCCTGCCGCCGCATCCGCTCGACGGCGTGGTGGCGCAGGGCTTCCGGCGCGACCAGCGCCGCGACAAGGGCTTCGACGGGCCGGCCCTGGGCGGCGGGGCCACGGCGGCGGCGGCACGTGCCTTCGCCGCGCGCGGCTTCGCCGTGGAGCAGGCGGGATCGACCTGGGAGCTCGGCCCGCGGCGCCATCGCGAGCTGCTGCTGGAGCTGATGCTGGGCCATGCCGATGCGGCGAGCGCCCATCTGCGCCAGCCGCGCCGCATCGAGGCCTGGACCGAGGCGCGCAGCCGCCAATGGCAGCAGAACCGCCTGCGGGCGGTGATCGGGCATCGCGATCTGCTGGCGGTTCCCGCCGCTGGCTGA
- a CDS encoding glycosyltransferase family 4 protein: MNIAFLVPAPFDAVSGGYGYDRRITAGLRERGHAVRVVELAGRHPVPDAAAEASAREALSSCVAEERIVLDSLGLPAFAPLVEKLAVRGAIGLIHHPTCIETGHDEATRAELRRREEILYPRLSRLVATSPLTAGSLPREFGVEPGRVAVVEPGTDPAPRAPGSGGETCQLLAVGVLVPRKGHDVLLRAVARLMDLDWHLTIAGPDADPACAAALRALSKDLGLEERVTFAGPVTGAALEALYARSDVFTLASHWEGYGMAVAEAMARGLPLAITKGGALADLMPPGAGVASPPGDFASLSKAMRRVIFDRSLRRKMADASWAAGQRLPRWEDRADAFAALMEGAA, translated from the coding sequence ATGAACATCGCCTTCCTCGTCCCCGCCCCTTTCGATGCGGTGAGTGGCGGCTACGGCTATGACCGCCGCATCACCGCCGGGCTGCGCGAGCGTGGCCATGCGGTGCGCGTGGTGGAACTCGCCGGCCGGCATCCGGTGCCCGATGCGGCGGCGGAAGCCTCGGCGCGTGAGGCGCTCTCCTCCTGCGTGGCGGAGGAGCGGATCGTGCTGGACAGCCTCGGCCTGCCCGCCTTCGCGCCGCTGGTGGAGAAGTTGGCGGTGCGCGGCGCCATCGGGCTGATCCACCATCCCACCTGCATCGAGACGGGCCATGACGAGGCCACCCGCGCGGAGCTGCGGCGGCGGGAGGAGATCCTTTATCCGCGCCTGTCGCGCCTCGTTGCCACCTCGCCGCTGACCGCCGGGAGCCTGCCGCGGGAATTCGGCGTGGAGCCCGGCCGCGTCGCGGTGGTGGAGCCGGGCACCGATCCGGCACCGCGCGCCCCGGGATCGGGCGGCGAGACCTGCCAGCTCCTCGCCGTCGGCGTGCTGGTGCCGCGCAAGGGGCATGACGTGCTGTTGCGCGCCGTGGCGCGGCTGATGGATCTCGATTGGCACCTGACCATCGCCGGGCCGGATGCCGATCCCGCCTGCGCCGCCGCGCTGCGCGCTCTGTCGAAGGATCTGGGCCTGGAGGAACGCGTCACCTTCGCCGGCCCCGTCACTGGCGCGGCGCTGGAGGCGCTCTATGCCCGCAGCGATGTCTTCACCCTCGCCTCCCACTGGGAGGGCTATGGCATGGCGGTGGCCGAGGCCATGGCGCGCGGCCTGCCGCTGGCGATCACCAAGGGCGGCGCGCTGGCCGATCTGATGCCACCCGGAGCCGGCGTCGCCTCGCCGCCGGGCGACTTCGCCAGCCTCTCGAAGGCGATGCGGCGGGTGATCTTCGACCGCTCGCTGCGCCGGAAGATGGCCGACGCCTCCTGGGCCGCCGGGCAGCGGCTGCCGCGCTGGGAGGACCGCGCCGATGCCTTCGCGGCGCTCATGGAGGGCGCGGCGTGA
- a CDS encoding 6-pyruvoyl trahydropterin synthase family protein produces MYSLTVADHIMIAHSFRGEEFGPAQRVHGATFVVEAEFRAARLDGANLLVDIAAARVELRRVLDGLDYRNLDEVPELAGQNTTTEFLCAHIHGLLSAALRDGKLGESGRAVQSLKILLRESPLAWAAYEGAVA; encoded by the coding sequence GTGTACAGCCTGACCGTCGCCGACCACATCATGATCGCCCATTCCTTTCGCGGCGAGGAATTTGGCCCCGCCCAGCGCGTCCATGGCGCGACCTTCGTCGTGGAGGCGGAATTCCGCGCCGCGCGCCTGGATGGCGCGAACCTGCTGGTGGACATCGCCGCCGCGCGGGTCGAACTGCGCCGGGTCCTCGACGGGCTGGACTACCGCAACCTCGACGAGGTGCCGGAACTGGCCGGGCAGAACACCACCACGGAATTCCTCTGCGCGCATATCCACGGGCTGCTGTCGGCCGCCCTGCGGGACGGGAAACTGGGCGAGAGCGGACGCGCCGTGCAGTCGCTGAAGATCCTGCTGCGCGAAAGTCCGCTGGCCTGGGCCGCCTATGAGGGCGCGGTGGCATGA
- a CDS encoding zinc-dependent alcohol dehydrogenase translates to MTEATALWSVAPGRAELRRETLPPPGAEEALVRSLASGISRGTERLVLAGRVPESQWGIMAAPLMGGAFPFPVKYGYAAVGVVESGPERLRGRRVFCLHPHQDRFVAPAAMCIPVPGRIPDRRAVLAANMETALNILWDAAPLMGERALVIGAGVVGLLTAFLLSRIPGVELHILDRDPARRAVAEGLGLRFAMPEEAPAERELVIHASASAEGLRLALRCAAPEARILEASWFGDAEIGLPLGEAFHARRLRLLSTQVGQVSPAMRGRRTHAERLALALSLLDDPALDALCGPVLPFAELPRALPRLLEPAPGQDAPLCPVVIY, encoded by the coding sequence GTGACGGAGGCGACGGCGCTCTGGAGCGTCGCGCCCGGCCGGGCCGAGCTGCGCCGCGAGACCCTGCCGCCACCGGGCGCGGAGGAAGCGCTGGTGCGCAGCCTCGCCAGCGGCATCTCGCGCGGCACGGAACGCCTCGTGCTCGCCGGGCGCGTGCCGGAAAGCCAGTGGGGGATCATGGCCGCGCCGCTGATGGGCGGCGCCTTCCCCTTCCCCGTGAAATACGGCTATGCGGCGGTTGGTGTGGTGGAGTCCGGGCCGGAGCGGCTGCGCGGGCGCCGGGTCTTCTGCCTGCATCCGCACCAGGACCGTTTCGTGGCGCCGGCCGCGATGTGCATCCCCGTGCCCGGCCGCATCCCCGACCGCCGTGCCGTGCTGGCCGCGAATATGGAGACGGCCCTCAATATCCTCTGGGATGCCGCGCCGCTGATGGGCGAGCGCGCCCTGGTGATCGGTGCCGGCGTGGTCGGGCTGCTCACCGCCTTCCTGCTGTCGCGCATTCCCGGTGTCGAACTCCATATCCTGGACCGTGACCCCGCGCGGCGCGCGGTGGCGGAAGGGCTCGGCCTGCGCTTCGCCATGCCGGAGGAGGCGCCGGCGGAACGGGAACTGGTCATCCATGCCAGCGCCAGCGCGGAGGGGCTGCGCCTCGCGCTCCGCTGCGCGGCGCCGGAGGCACGCATCCTGGAGGCCTCCTGGTTCGGCGATGCCGAGATCGGCCTGCCGCTCGGCGAAGCCTTCCACGCGCGCCGCCTGCGCCTCCTCTCCACCCAGGTCGGACAGGTCTCTCCCGCCATGCGTGGCCGCCGCACGCATGCGGAACGCCTGGCGCTGGCCCTGTCGCTGCTGGACGATCCCGCGCTGGATGCGCTCTGTGGCCCGGTGCTGCCCTTCGCCGAACTGCCGCGGGCCTTGCCACGCCTGCTCGAACCGGCGCCCGGCCAGGATGCGCCGCTCTGCCCGGTCGTCATCTATTGA
- a CDS encoding RibD family protein codes for MGDDDAWAMLMRAASGGPPPDHPLARLFMPLLRPARDGAGRCLVLGRLAQTLDGRIATACGASHWIGGRGDILHTHRLRALFDAVVVGAGTVAADNPQLTTREVDGPNPVRVVIDTERRLGTGYRVFSGPPRTLLACAEDAPGDGGTHHGSAEILRLPRGGFLPALLCELFARGLHRVFVEGGGVTVSRFLAAGLLDRLHLTVAPVILGSGRPAFVLPQVARIAEGLRFAWTVHPLGDDVLFDIPLDRARPGICQDAPPIREATA; via the coding sequence ATGGGAGATGACGACGCCTGGGCCATGCTGATGCGGGCTGCTTCCGGCGGGCCACCACCGGACCATCCGCTCGCGCGCCTCTTCATGCCGCTGCTGCGCCCCGCCAGGGACGGGGCCGGGCGCTGCCTCGTGCTCGGCCGCCTCGCCCAGACGCTGGACGGGCGCATCGCCACCGCCTGCGGCGCCAGCCACTGGATCGGCGGCCGGGGCGACATCCTGCACACGCACCGGCTGCGCGCGCTCTTCGATGCCGTGGTGGTCGGCGCGGGCACGGTCGCCGCCGACAACCCGCAGCTCACGACGCGGGAGGTGGATGGCCCGAACCCCGTGCGCGTGGTGATCGACACGGAACGGCGGCTGGGCACCGGCTACCGCGTCTTCTCCGGTCCGCCGCGCACCCTGCTGGCCTGCGCCGAGGACGCGCCAGGCGATGGCGGCACGCATCACGGCAGCGCCGAGATCCTGCGCCTGCCGCGCGGCGGCTTCCTGCCCGCCCTGCTGTGCGAGCTCTTCGCCCGTGGCCTGCACCGCGTCTTCGTGGAAGGAGGCGGCGTCACCGTGTCCCGCTTCCTGGCGGCGGGGCTGCTGGACCGGCTGCACCTGACCGTGGCGCCGGTCATCCTGGGTTCCGGCCGGCCCGCCTTCGTGCTGCCGCAGGTCGCGCGCATCGCCGAGGGTCTGCGCTTCGCCTGGACGGTGCATCCGCTTGGCGACGATGTGCTCTTCGATATCCCCCTGGACCGGGCCAGGCCCGGCATCTGCCAGGATGCGCCGCCCATCCGGGAAGCCACGGCGTGA
- a CDS encoding rod-binding protein, with product MGPALPATVSGQPPRLEAMREAARKFEAQALGALLQPAFATVSAGSFGGGAAEGQWRPMLVDAYAEAWSRQGGIGLAASVFQEMLRAQGMHAGADGGTGTEAANLSSTPDGGESPA from the coding sequence ATGGGCCCCGCCCTGCCCGCCACCGTCTCCGGCCAGCCGCCCCGCCTGGAGGCGATGCGCGAGGCCGCGCGGAAATTCGAGGCCCAGGCCCTGGGCGCGCTGTTGCAGCCAGCCTTCGCCACCGTCAGCGCTGGCAGCTTCGGCGGCGGCGCGGCGGAGGGGCAGTGGCGGCCGATGCTGGTGGATGCCTATGCCGAGGCCTGGAGCCGCCAGGGCGGCATCGGCCTTGCCGCCTCGGTGTTCCAGGAGATGCTGCGCGCCCAGGGAATGCATGCCGGCGCGGACGGCGGAACCGGAACGGAGGCCGCGAACCTTTCCTCAACCCCTGACGGTGGAGAATCCCCCGCATGA
- a CDS encoding flagellar basal body P-ring protein FlgI, protein MAGCGFTKALPALLLGFALAVLPALAAPALAQVRIKDIADVEGVRDNQLVGYGLVVGLPGTGDKLRSAVFTRQSLVGMLERLGVNTRDNEKQLDTKNVAAVMVTANLPAFARPGSRIDVAVSALGDASNLTGGTLLVTPLLGADGEVYAVSQGALATGAIGARGQAASVQRGVPTAGRIASGAVVEREIPFELAGHDRVRLGLRNPDMTTARRIAGAINARFPGLATATDPRTVVMMTRGMDVAGLLGEIEQLRVVPDQAAKVVIEEASGTIVMGADVRISTVAIAQGNLTIRITETPQVSQPAPLSNGQTTVVPRTGIEVDDQNGRRLGILPRSVTLQDLVNGLNALGVGPRDMITILQSIKAAGALQAELEVR, encoded by the coding sequence ATGGCCGGATGCGGATTCACCAAGGCGCTGCCCGCGCTGCTGCTGGGCTTCGCCCTCGCCGTCCTGCCTGCCCTGGCCGCACCGGCCCTCGCCCAGGTGCGGATCAAGGACATCGCCGATGTGGAGGGGGTGCGGGACAACCAGCTCGTCGGCTACGGGCTGGTGGTCGGCCTGCCCGGCACGGGCGACAAGCTCCGCTCCGCCGTCTTCACCCGCCAGTCCCTGGTCGGCATGCTGGAACGCCTGGGCGTCAACACCCGCGACAACGAGAAGCAGCTCGACACCAAGAACGTCGCCGCGGTGATGGTCACGGCGAACCTGCCCGCCTTCGCCCGGCCCGGCTCGCGCATCGACGTCGCGGTCTCCGCCCTGGGCGACGCTTCCAACCTCACCGGCGGCACGCTGCTCGTCACGCCGCTGCTGGGCGCGGATGGGGAGGTCTATGCGGTCTCCCAGGGCGCGCTCGCCACCGGGGCGATCGGCGCCCGGGGCCAGGCCGCCTCGGTGCAGCGGGGCGTGCCCACCGCCGGACGCATCGCCAGCGGCGCGGTGGTGGAGCGGGAGATTCCCTTCGAGCTCGCCGGGCATGACCGCGTCCGCCTTGGCCTGCGGAACCCGGACATGACCACGGCGCGCCGCATCGCCGGGGCGATCAACGCGCGCTTCCCCGGCCTGGCCACCGCCACCGACCCGCGCACGGTGGTGATGATGACGCGCGGCATGGACGTGGCCGGCCTGCTGGGGGAGATCGAGCAGCTCCGTGTCGTTCCCGACCAAGCGGCGAAGGTGGTGATCGAGGAAGCCTCCGGCACCATCGTCATGGGCGCCGATGTGCGGATTTCCACCGTCGCCATCGCCCAGGGCAACCTGACCATCCGGATCACCGAGACGCCGCAGGTGAGCCAGCCCGCGCCGCTCTCCAACGGCCAGACCACGGTGGTGCCGCGCACGGGCATCGAGGTGGACGACCAGAACGGCCGCCGCCTCGGCATCCTGCCGCGCTCCGTCACGCTGCAGGATCTGGTGAACGGGCTGAACGCCCTGGGCGTCGGGCCGCGCGACATGATCACCATCCTGCAATCCATCAAGGCGGCGGGCGCCTTGCAGGCCGAGCTGGAGGTGCGCTGA
- a CDS encoding flagellar assembly protein FliX yields the protein MIQRITETRPGLAPGGPRRATGRGTAFRLGEGDEAHAAAADGALPVLAPGLLAIQEDGERDGDRDRRAARRGAAMLEELVGFQADLLRGRADPERLRRLAGLSEGEMPSDPRLAEALAAISLRAKVELARLEVRRRGV from the coding sequence ATGATCCAGCGCATCACCGAGACCCGGCCCGGCCTCGCCCCCGGCGGCCCGCGCCGCGCCACCGGGCGGGGTACGGCCTTCCGGCTGGGGGAAGGCGACGAGGCCCATGCCGCCGCCGCGGACGGCGCCCTGCCGGTCCTCGCCCCGGGGCTGCTGGCGATCCAGGAGGACGGGGAGCGGGACGGGGATCGCGACCGGCGGGCGGCCCGCCGGGGGGCAGCGATGCTGGAGGAACTGGTGGGCTTCCAGGCGGACCTGCTGCGGGGCCGGGCCGACCCCGAACGGCTGCGGCGGCTGGCCGGCCTGTCGGAAGGCGAGATGCCGTCGGACCCCCGCCTCGCGGAGGCCCTGGCGGCCATTTCTTTGCGCGCGAAGGTGGAGTTGGCCCGCCTGGAAGTTCGCCGGCGTGGCGTTTGA